From a region of the Armatimonas rosea genome:
- a CDS encoding MFS transporter, whose protein sequence is MTTAAATPTSLPQSASEQKQTSAVLASGWLLTWLAINICTLPINLYLKNKLHLGAEAVAFFNLVIGFASYVKPIAGLFSDNLTLLGTRRKHYLLFSTFVGGLCWLLLALLPKTYNTLLVMQTITIAVFVVASTALGGLLVDAGKRNGSIGRLTSQRLAINNLVGLIAGPLGGYLATKAFGLTIGICAGCFFLLVPLVALFLHEPPVADAPAPSWSAVGEQLKATFASRSLWWGLLMCCLLSIAPGFGTPLLFYQQDTLKLSEQFIGNMGMISGGCGLLAALLYSRLCSRLSLRRLLPLGIILSSVGTLFYLFYNSVTAALVIEGLAGFVGTLAVLPLWDLCGRATPKKNEALGYSLLMSVLNLTAALSNLLGSWFYERLHWNFKNLVWLNAGTTALVLLIVPLIPAALMDRRDGELEERVK, encoded by the coding sequence ATGACAACTGCTGCCGCAACCCCAACCTCCCTTCCCCAGAGTGCCTCCGAGCAGAAACAGACATCGGCGGTCTTGGCATCGGGCTGGCTCTTGACGTGGCTCGCGATCAATATCTGCACCCTGCCGATCAACCTCTATCTGAAAAACAAGCTCCATCTTGGTGCCGAGGCGGTGGCGTTCTTCAACCTGGTGATTGGGTTTGCGAGCTACGTCAAGCCTATCGCGGGCTTGTTCTCCGATAACCTCACCTTGCTGGGAACCCGGCGCAAGCACTACTTGCTCTTTAGCACGTTTGTGGGGGGGCTGTGCTGGCTCTTGCTGGCGCTCCTGCCCAAGACCTACAACACGCTCCTGGTGATGCAGACCATCACGATTGCGGTCTTTGTGGTGGCGAGCACGGCGCTCGGGGGGCTCTTGGTGGACGCGGGGAAGCGCAATGGCTCCATCGGGCGGCTGACCTCGCAGCGGCTGGCGATCAATAACCTGGTTGGGCTGATCGCGGGGCCGCTGGGGGGCTATCTGGCAACCAAGGCGTTTGGGCTGACCATTGGGATCTGCGCGGGGTGTTTCTTTCTCCTGGTTCCTCTGGTCGCCCTCTTCCTCCACGAGCCTCCCGTCGCGGACGCACCGGCACCGTCGTGGAGTGCGGTGGGGGAGCAGCTCAAGGCGACCTTTGCATCGCGCTCGCTCTGGTGGGGCCTGCTGATGTGCTGTTTGTTGTCGATCGCGCCGGGGTTTGGGACACCGCTTCTTTTCTACCAGCAAGACACGCTGAAGCTGAGCGAGCAGTTTATCGGCAACATGGGGATGATCAGCGGGGGCTGTGGGCTCCTGGCCGCACTGCTCTACTCTCGTCTCTGTAGCCGGCTCTCCCTGCGGCGGTTGCTTCCCTTGGGGATTATCTTGAGTAGTGTCGGGACGCTGTTCTATCTCTTCTACAACTCGGTGACCGCGGCTCTGGTGATCGAGGGGCTGGCGGGCTTTGTGGGGACCTTGGCGGTGCTGCCGCTCTGGGACCTCTGCGGGCGGGCGACTCCCAAGAAGAACGAGGCGCTGGGCTACTCCCTGCTGATGAGCGTCTTGAACCTGACTGCCGCCCTCTCCAACCTGCTGGGCTCCTGGTTCTACGAGCGCCTGCACTGGAACTTTAAGAACCTGGTCTGGCTCAATGCCGGCACGACCGCGCTGGTCTTGCTGATCGTCCCCCTGATCCCCGCCGCGCTGATGGACCGCCGCGATGGAGAGCTTGAGGAGCGGGTAAAATAG
- a CDS encoding rod shape-determining protein: MPTYTAYLRIQRDYLAIRVIARKGSGGYYEDVPQFAYHTHSKEVVAFGSAATPYADSRGYDMARVFHHPRLAIHDLENTYKVLRHFLDKAIHRRIPLLRLHFVVHMLDTWEGGLTDVEKTALIQTCRELGAKGIVLCTGPEEMSETEVLDLTRQIRSNEFYEAT; encoded by the coding sequence ATGCCCACCTACACCGCCTACCTCCGTATCCAGCGTGACTACCTCGCCATTCGCGTGATCGCCCGTAAAGGCTCCGGCGGCTACTACGAGGACGTTCCTCAGTTTGCCTACCACACCCATAGCAAGGAAGTGGTCGCCTTTGGGAGCGCCGCGACTCCCTACGCCGACTCACGGGGCTACGACATGGCGCGGGTCTTCCACCACCCCCGGCTGGCGATCCACGACCTCGAGAACACCTACAAGGTCCTGCGGCACTTCCTCGACAAGGCCATCCACCGGCGCATCCCGCTCTTGCGGCTGCACTTTGTGGTCCACATGCTCGATACCTGGGAGGGCGGCCTCACCGATGTCGAGAAGACTGCGCTCATCCAGACCTGCCGCGAGCTCGGGGCCAAGGGGATTGTGCTGTGCACCGGCCCCGAGGAGATGAGCGAGACCGAGGTGCTCGACCTCACCCGCCAGATCCGTAGCAACGAGTTCTACGAAGCGACCTAG
- a CDS encoding nucleotidyltransferase family protein, producing MTTRERYEAAIASLTEKLQKDRTVLAAVLFGSLAYDDIWEKSDIDLIIIGEESVKGGSFTLLEEDISVHAILLTRSAFRKQLDSALVGSFWSSVQLRSRLLFTKDDSLPLLWENVATLGERDRQAQLLRAGNACLPVLTKAEKWHKIKRDFHYAAVYLLLASRELAQVEVIAAGQNPGREVIHQALKLNPKFFTRLYTDVLEGPKTDEAIGEALALCDTYLTERIPLCFAPLLDWFEGADGPRSVRELESHFKHHWHAEHLDLACDWLVDKGILDRVGVPLRLTKDSRVTVDEAGYVFVGGL from the coding sequence ATGACCACGCGTGAACGCTACGAGGCGGCGATTGCCTCGCTCACGGAGAAGCTACAAAAAGATCGAACCGTGCTGGCAGCCGTGCTCTTTGGGTCGCTGGCCTACGACGATATCTGGGAGAAGTCGGATATCGACCTGATTATCATTGGCGAAGAGTCGGTCAAGGGGGGGAGCTTTACGCTCCTAGAGGAAGACATCTCGGTCCATGCGATCCTGCTCACCCGCTCCGCATTTCGCAAGCAGCTCGACAGCGCCCTAGTCGGCTCGTTTTGGTCATCAGTGCAGCTCCGAAGCCGCCTGCTCTTTACCAAGGACGACTCCCTGCCGCTGCTCTGGGAGAATGTGGCGACTCTCGGGGAGCGGGACCGGCAGGCGCAGCTCCTGCGGGCGGGAAATGCCTGCCTGCCCGTGCTCACCAAGGCGGAGAAGTGGCATAAAATCAAGCGTGACTTCCACTACGCCGCCGTCTATCTGCTCCTAGCCTCCCGGGAGCTCGCCCAAGTGGAGGTGATCGCCGCCGGGCAGAACCCTGGCCGAGAGGTCATCCACCAAGCCCTGAAGCTCAACCCGAAATTCTTTACGCGCCTCTACACCGATGTTTTAGAGGGGCCCAAGACCGACGAAGCAATCGGGGAGGCTCTCGCCCTCTGCGATACCTACCTCACCGAGCGCATCCCCCTCTGCTTCGCGCCGCTCTTGGACTGGTTCGAAGGTGCCGACGGCCCCCGCTCGGTCCGCGAGCTGGAGAGCCACTTCAAGCACCACTGGCACGCCGAGCACCTCGATTTAGCCTGCGACTGGCTCGTCGACAAGGGAATCCTAGACCGGGTCGGTGTCCCGCTGCGCCTCACCAAAGACAGCCGGGTCACGGTGGACGAGGCAGGCTATGTCTTTGTGGGAGGGCTTTAA
- a CDS encoding serine hydrolase domain-containing protein, with product MTSLPRSTPEAQGVDSSGIAAFLSACAGSGLELHSLMLVRHGFVVAESWWHPYSSDKRHMLFSLSKSFTATAIGLAVAEGRLSLDDTVVSFFPEKAPASVSENLAAMRVHDLLTMSTGHAVEPMSGLRAETNDWVSSFMAADVPHAPGTHFLYNSLATYMLSAILHKLTGERLRDYLTPRLFVPLGITDPTWEQCPLGIDTGGWGLSVRTEDIAKFGQLYLSEGVWDGVRLLPDGWVANATKKHIANGDNPESDWAQGYGFQFWRCRHGAYRGDGAFGQYCVVLPEQDAVLAITSGVKDMQTVLNHAWAQLLPAFGGRRELTKPAGVGRVFAGTYAFPENDQGLKTLQIESTESQLTLTLDEHTLTGGFGAWLPGETSFRQWHGKPHATAGAAAWSEDNTTLTLRLCSVETPFIAEAICRFEGESVTLHYSLNASFGPTEFAPLVGQRTEV from the coding sequence ATGACCTCTCTTCCCCGTAGCACGCCCGAGGCCCAGGGCGTCGATTCTTCCGGTATCGCCGCGTTTCTCTCCGCCTGCGCAGGCTCTGGCCTGGAGCTGCACAGCCTGATGCTCGTGCGCCATGGCTTTGTTGTCGCCGAGAGCTGGTGGCACCCGTACAGCTCAGACAAGCGCCACATGCTCTTCTCGCTCTCCAAGAGCTTCACGGCCACGGCGATCGGGCTGGCGGTGGCAGAGGGACGGCTAAGCCTCGACGATACAGTGGTCTCGTTCTTCCCGGAGAAGGCCCCGGCGAGCGTCTCCGAGAACCTCGCCGCGATGCGGGTGCACGACCTGCTGACGATGTCCACGGGCCATGCGGTCGAGCCGATGAGCGGGCTTCGCGCGGAGACCAACGACTGGGTGAGCTCGTTTATGGCCGCCGATGTCCCTCATGCGCCGGGGACGCACTTTCTCTACAACAGCCTCGCGACCTACATGCTCTCGGCGATCCTGCACAAGCTCACAGGCGAGCGGCTACGGGACTACCTCACGCCGCGCCTCTTTGTGCCGCTGGGGATCACCGACCCGACCTGGGAGCAGTGTCCGCTGGGGATCGACACGGGCGGCTGGGGGCTGAGTGTGCGCACGGAGGATATCGCCAAGTTCGGCCAGCTCTACCTGAGCGAGGGTGTCTGGGACGGGGTGCGCCTGCTCCCCGACGGCTGGGTGGCCAACGCGACCAAGAAGCATATCGCCAACGGCGACAACCCCGAGAGCGACTGGGCGCAGGGCTACGGCTTCCAGTTCTGGCGCTGCCGCCACGGCGCGTATCGCGGCGATGGCGCGTTTGGCCAGTACTGCGTCGTCCTCCCCGAGCAAGACGCCGTCCTGGCGATCACGTCGGGGGTCAAGGACATGCAGACCGTCCTGAACCATGCCTGGGCCCAGCTCCTGCCCGCGTTTGGCGGGCGACGGGAGCTCACAAAACCTGCGGGAGTGGGGCGCGTCTTCGCCGGCACCTACGCCTTCCCCGAGAACGACCAGGGCCTCAAGACTCTACAGATCGAGAGCACGGAGTCACAGCTCACGCTCACGCTCGACGAGCACACGCTCACGGGCGGCTTTGGCGCGTGGCTCCCCGGCGAGACGAGCTTCCGGCAGTGGCACGGCAAGCCCCACGCCACAGCGGGAGCCGCGGCTTGGAGCGAAGACAACACGACACTCACCCTGCGTCTCTGCTCGGTCGAGACCCCGTTTATTGCGGAGGCTATCTGTCGGTTTGAAGGCGAGAGTGTCACGCTTCACTACTCCCTCAACGCCAGCTTCGGCCCCACCGAGTTCGCGCCGCTTGTCGGGCAGCGGACAGAGGTCTAG